Proteins encoded together in one Carya illinoinensis cultivar Pawnee chromosome 3, C.illinoinensisPawnee_v1, whole genome shotgun sequence window:
- the LOC122305082 gene encoding GDP-fucose transporter 1-like, whose translation MSSIRFDGTKQYYATSSLVLGYALCSSLLAVINKFAITKFNYPGLLTALQYLTSALGVWVLGKLGFLHHDQFTFETAKKFLPAAIVFFLAIFTNTNLLRHANVDTFIVFRSLTPLLVALADTTFRRQPCPSKLTFVSLLIILGGAVGYVATDSAFTLTAYTWAFVYLVTITTEMVYIKHMVTNLGLNTWGFVFYNNLLSLMIAPVFWFLTGEYADVFAALGSNYGDWFEPNAFFAVSLSCVFGLAISFFGFAARKAISATAFTVTGVVNKFLTVAINVMIWDKHATPFGLLCLLFTLAGGVLYQQSVTGAGSAPSQRESTASKQTDRENDGDNFGDENQAKGMSGKLASV comes from the coding sequence ATGTCTTCGATTCGATTCGATGGTACTAAGCAGTACTATGCCACGAGCAGTCTTGTGCTCGGATATGCGCTTTGTTCAAGCTTGCTTGCCGTGATTAACAAGTTTGCCATAACCAAATTCAACTATCCTGGCCTTCTGACTGCGTTGCAGTATCTAACTTCGGCTCTTGGAGTTTGGGTTTTAGGGAAGTTGGGATTTTTACACCACGATCAATTTACATTCGAGACTGCCAAGAAGTTTTTACCCGCTGCCATTGTTTTCTTTCTGGCAATCTTTACAAACACTAATCTTCTACGTCATGCGAATGTGGATACATTTATAGTGTTTAGATCCTTGACACCCCTTTTGGTTGCTTTAGCGGATACAACATTTAGGAGACAGCCGTGCCCATCAAAGCTCACCTTTGTGTCTTTGTTGATCATATTGGGTGGAGCTGTTGGCTATGTGGCCACGGATTCAGCTTTTACTTTGACTGCATATACGTGGGCATTTGTTTATTTGGTGACAATTACTACTGAGATGGTTTATATCAAACATATGGTGACGAATCTTGGGTTGAACACTTGGGGTTTTGTGTTCTATAACAATTTGTTATCGTTGATGATAGCTCCGGTGTTTTGGTTTCTCACGGGAGAGTATGCTGATGTATTTGCTGCATTGGGATCTAATTATGGGGATTGGTTTGAACCAAATGCATTCTTTGCTGTATCATTATCGTGTGTTTTTGGATTGGCTATCAGTTTCTTTGGGTTTGCTGCAAGGAAGGCGATCTCTGCCACTGCTTTTACGGTTACCGGTGTTGTTAATAAGTTTCTTACAGTTGCCATTAACGTGATGATTTGGGATAAGCATGCCACTCCATTTGGTTTGCTGTGCCTCCTCTTTACTCTTGCTGGTGGAGTTCTTTATCAGCAGTCAGTTACCGGAGCTGGCAGTGCTCCATCACAGCGTGAGTCAACAGCATCAAAGCAGACCGATAGGGAGAATGATGGTGATAATTTCGGAGATGAGAATCAAGCAAAGGGCATGTCTGGTAAACTTGCTTCTGTTTGA
- the LOC122305084 gene encoding pentatricopeptide repeat-containing protein At1g31430: protein MPKIRKALMSSQHKVPLFRFISRHDLSKSRFLSTSSHGIGVTKKSCIQYLQNCKSVSLLKQILTQIFGVGLHHNKDILNKLMVFCTDPSLGNLIYAEKIFNYAQEPSLFMYNVLIKAFAKKGNFRKAIWLFGQLRNDGLWPDNFTYPFVFKAIGGLGEASEGFKIHGFVVKTGLEFDTYVGNSLIDMYAELGRIENFNQLFEEMPVRDAVSWNVMISGYVRCRRFEDAVNVFQRMRRESNVKPDEATVVSTLSACTALKILELGKEIHDYIGKELEVTIIISNALLDMYAKCGCLSVARQIFDDMPKKNVICWTSMVSGYINCGQLDEARELFERSPVRDIVLWTSMINGYVQFNCFDEAMTLFQEMQIRRVKPDKYTVVSILTGCAQVGALEQGKWIHEYIDENRIMVDAVVGTALIEMYAKCGCVEKSLELFYELKEKDTASWTSIICGLAMNGKTSKALELFSEMKKAGAKPDDITFVGVLSACSHGGLVEAGRHFFISMTKVYKIKPKLEHYGCLIDLLGRAGKLDEAEELIEKAPKENNELMLPLCGSLLSACRVYGNVEMAERTAERLVKIESSDSSIHTLLANIYASADRWEDVTKVRRKMKDLGVKKVPGCSLIEINGIVHEFVVGDPCHPEAKDIYSVLDRLARPLLGSEESEMERENLVPFYC from the coding sequence ATGCCGAAAATCCGCAAAGCTCTCATGAGTAGCCAACATAAGGTTCCGTTGTTTCGGTTTATTTCCCGCCACGACCTCTCAAAGTCCCGGTTTCTCTCAACCTCCTCGCACGGCATCGGAGTAACCAAGAAGTCATGCATCCAGTACCTCCAGAACTGCAAATCCGTGAGCCTGCTCAAGCAAATCCTGACCCAAATCTTTGGGGTCGGACTCCACCATAACAAGGACATCCTCAACAAGCTCATGGTCTTCTGCACGGACCCATCTCTTGGTAACTTGATTTACGCGGAGAAAATCTTCAATTACGCTCAAGAACCGAGCTTGTTCATGTACAATGTGCTGATCAAAGCATTTGCAAAGAAGGGTAACTTTAGAAAAGCCATTTGGCTCTTTGGGCAATTGAGAAATGATGGCCTTTGGCCCGATAATTTTACGTACCCATTTGTTTTCAAGGCGATTGGGGGCTTGGGAGAGGCTTCGGAGGGTTTTAAAATTCATGGGTTTGTGGTGAAGACTGGGCTTGAGTTTGACACTTATGTTGGTAACTCACTCATAGACATGTATGCTGAACTGGGCAGGATTGAGAATTTCAATCAGCTGTTCGAAGAAATGCCTGTTAGAGACGCAGTTTCTTGGAACGTTATGATTTCAGGGTATGTTAGGTGTAGGAGGTTTGAAGATGCAGTGAATGTTTTTCAGAGAATGCGAAGAGAGAGCAATGTGAAGCCTGATGAAGCCACAGTTGTAAGCACTTTATCAGCTTGTACGGCATTGAAAATTTTGGAGCTTGGCAAGGAGATTCACGATTATATTGGGAAGGAGCTTGAAGTTACTATTATAATTAGCAATGCTTTGTTAGACATGTATGCTAAGTGTGGGTGTTTGAGTGTAGCTCGGCAAATTTTTGATGACATGCcaaagaaaaatgtgatttGTTGGACTAGTATGGTGTCTGGGTATATAAACTGTGGTCAGCTGGATGAAGCTAGAGAGCTGTTTGAGAGGAGTCCAGTTCGGGATATAGTTCTTTGGACATCAATGATCAATGGGTATGTGCAGTTCAACTGTTTTGATGAGGCCATGACCTTATTTCAAGAGATGCAAATTAGAAGGGTTAAACCAGATAAATACACCGTGGTTTCTATCCTAACTGGTTGTGCTCAGGTGGGAGCTCTAGAACAAGGAAAATGGATTCATGAATACATAGATGAGAATCGAATTATGGTGGATGCAGTTGTTGGCACTGCGCTTATAGAAATGTATGCAAAATGTGGGTGCGTGGAGAAATCTTTGGAGCTTTTCTACGAGTTAAAGGAAAAGGATACTGCCTCGTGGACCTCAATTATTTGTGGGCTTGCCATGAATGGCAAGACAAGCAAAGCACTCGAGTTGTTCTCAGAAATGAAAAAAGCTGGAGCTAAACCCGATGATATCACATTTGTTGGTGTTTTAAGTGCTTGTAGTCATGGAGGATTGGTTGAGGCAGGCCGCCATTTCTTTATTTCCATGACCAAGGTGTATAAGATTAAGCCAAAATTAGAACACTATGGGTGTCTGATTGACCTTCTTGGTCGAGCTGGAAAGCTGGACGAAGCAGAGGAATTGATAGAAAAAGCCcctaaagaaaataatgaacttATGCTTCCACTTTGTGGTTCTTTGCTTAGTGCATGCAGAGTCTATGGCAATGTTGAGATGGCTGAACGGACGGCTGAACGGCTAGTGAAAATTGAGTCAAGTGATTCCAGCATTCATACACTTCTTGCAAATATCTATGCCTCAGCAGACCGATGGGAAGATGTAACAAAAGtgagaaggaaaatgaaagatcttggggTTAAAAAAGTGCCTGGGTGTAGTTTAATTGAGATTAATGGGATTGTCCATGAGTTTGTTGTTGGAGATCCGTGTCACCCTGAAGCGAAAGATATATATTCCGTGTTGGATAGGCTGGCAAGACCTTTGTTGGGTTCAGAAGAGAGTGAAATGGAAAGAGAAAATCTGGTTCCATTTTATTGCTGA